Within Cydia fagiglandana chromosome 1, ilCydFagi1.1, whole genome shotgun sequence, the genomic segment CAAATAGTACTAGAAATTTACTTGGCGAACTTTGGCATTTAATAATTCAAATATTGTTTGAACGCCCATCTCATTATCCAGGGAGATAACTGGGATAAGTAAGTGCTATGTGGGCAAGGTACGCCCACATAAATCCGAAAAAATATCTTCGTATACTTTTACCTGTTACTACGCTGACTTCATAAGTatttaagaataatttatttaaatggcacaaataaaactttaaaaatgACATATAAAGAAATGGTCCTTTCAATCTGGTCATATGGCCACCACTGGTGGTGGTGACCACTACTCCAAACAGTTATTATCAGATCCCTGATGCAATCCCTTCACGCACTTACAGTTCAAATTCGAGCTGAACAAGTCACGTTTCTCAACAaagaaattttccacagcgcCCCGCCACACGAACAGGACATTATTTCCTGTTCAATAATAGAACCCATAAATCCGACATCTAATTTGGCATAGCTCTAGCCTATGCCAATATTGTAGTGAATGTGTCTGGtgagaaaaaaaaagtgtcACAATTTAGCGAGATGAATAATAATCTGCGGGCGCGATCGATAGCAGAGTGGAGTCGGGGAGACGGGGGCGACACGACCCCCGGGGAGGCACGGGCTCGTACAGGGAAGGGGCAGGGCGGAGGTTCATTGAGAGTGTGGGCGGCACGCGTGGGCGCGATGCTTATAAAGCCCCCCGGAGCTCCCGCCTCGCATAGTCGTGCCCTACTCGCGAACCAAGTAACAACGAAAAGTGATAAAAAGTGCAACATGCAGATCCCGAGCATAAGGTGGGTGGATATCCGATTCATTTATAAAACTCATAAATTAGTCATTTTtccaaaataaaatcaaaaataacaCTTGTGAGATTAAGAATTTTCATGACCATTTTGTCGATAttaatttcgtaaataattgGCAATAGGTGCTTGTACTtcaatattttcctttttttttatagattaTGGGCTTTCGTGGTTGGTTGTTTTACCGTGCAATGTGGTGCCTATTCGGCATGGCCCATGTACCCGCAACCATCCCATGAATATCAAGACGATGATTACTATTACGCACCGAAAGTACAATACTACTACGATAATCCTACAGTAAACGCGCCCGAGGTATATGGGCAAGTTCCTTATCCGTACTTCTATGATCCATACGGACATTTCACAAATGAGGCTCCGAAGAGGCAAGAGGAGAGGTTCGCAGCTCTCCCGATCGGACAAGAAACATGGTTTGAAAGTGATGCCTCTCCTCACTGGCGCCCCAATGACGTGGACGATGTGAGCGCAGCTTTCCTGGACAACTTGATCCTCACACAAATGGCCCAGGACGCCCAAAGGCGG encodes:
- the LOC134679051 gene encoding uncharacterized protein LOC134679051 — protein: MNNNLRARSIAEWSRGDGGDTTPGEARARTGKGQGGGSLRVWAARVGAMLIKPPGAPASHSRALLANQVTTKSDKKCNMQIPSIRLWAFVVGCFTVQCGAYSAWPMYPQPSHEYQDDDYYYAPKVQYYYDNPTVNAPEVYGQVPYPYFYDPYGHFTNEAPKRQEERFAALPIGQETWFESDASPHWRPNDVDDVSAAFLDNLILTQMAQDAQRRRENARAAFPTVDYEERDVEDEDVRELKALAGKPLYHVPKTVPKIEEEDDYPNDEGFINWDGGNKRSVTTTAPVTTTTAKVGQAEIMVPRPANSHKHQSDENKRASAFYGRLAKLLQKEKESIHTQSEDSAKSRKINKRFVAGDSDLVMELRGLKHRIPT